In Magnetospirillum sp. XM-1, a single window of DNA contains:
- a CDS encoding ABC transporter ATP-binding protein, giving the protein MAKLLEIEALRAGYGSINVLWDLSLAIEEGKLTCILGPNGGGKTTLLRAIMGLVKTEAGRVLYQGADRTNAPTWDMVADGIAMIPEGRMVFRDMSVADNLMMGAFPKKCRANAPKNLQMVYDMFPRLYERRDQLAGALSGGEAQMLAMGRGLMEEPKLILVDEPSLGLAPVVVDEVMGILDRLKQDGRTIVLVEQNTNKALKIADHVYLVRGGKVVLSEAADSVDLSRLHDLYFARDTLHEH; this is encoded by the coding sequence GTGGCGAAGCTGCTTGAAATCGAAGCCTTGCGGGCCGGCTACGGCTCCATCAACGTGCTGTGGGACCTGTCGCTCGCCATCGAGGAAGGCAAGCTGACCTGCATCCTCGGCCCCAACGGCGGCGGCAAGACCACGCTTCTGCGCGCCATCATGGGACTGGTCAAGACCGAGGCGGGCCGCGTCCTCTACCAGGGCGCCGACCGCACCAACGCGCCCACCTGGGACATGGTGGCGGACGGCATCGCCATGATTCCGGAAGGCCGCATGGTGTTCCGCGACATGAGCGTGGCCGACAACCTGATGATGGGGGCCTTCCCCAAAAAGTGCCGGGCCAACGCGCCGAAAAATCTTCAGATGGTCTACGACATGTTCCCCAGGCTGTACGAGCGCCGCGACCAGCTGGCCGGCGCGCTGTCGGGCGGCGAGGCGCAGATGCTGGCCATGGGGCGCGGCCTGATGGAGGAGCCCAAGCTGATCTTAGTGGACGAGCCGTCGCTGGGCCTTGCCCCCGTGGTGGTGGACGAGGTGATGGGCATCCTCGACCGCCTGAAGCAGGACGGCCGCACCATCGTGCTGGTGGAGCAGAACACCAACAAGGCCTTGAAGATCGCCGACCACGTCTATCTGGTCAGGGGCGGCAAGGTTGTGCTGTCGGAGGCCGCCGATTCGGTGGATCTTAGCCGTCTCCACGACCTCTATTTCGCCAGGGACACCCTTCATGAGCACTGA
- a CDS encoding PaaI family thioesterase has product MSTDLLDGEPTSGFQDLLGYHLAEWDENHAVLELTIEPKHCNRAGLVHGGVLATLIDTSCGFAATFCPHPGRVRRCVTLQLTTSFTGQVRHGLIRAVGRKKAGGSRIVFCSSEILDENGKLIAMGEGTFRYRTGSESPEGVAL; this is encoded by the coding sequence ATGAGCACTGACCTGCTGGACGGCGAGCCCACATCGGGCTTCCAGGACCTGTTGGGCTATCATCTGGCCGAGTGGGACGAGAACCACGCGGTGCTGGAGCTGACCATCGAGCCCAAGCACTGCAACCGCGCCGGACTGGTGCATGGCGGCGTGCTGGCCACCCTGATCGACACGTCGTGCGGCTTCGCCGCCACCTTCTGCCCCCATCCCGGACGGGTGCGGCGCTGCGTCACCCTGCAGTTGACCACCAGCTTCACCGGCCAGGTCCGCCACGGCCTGATCCGCGCCGTCGGCCGCAAGAAGGCGGGCGGCAGCCGCATCGTGTTCTGCTCGTCGGAAATCCTCGACGAGAACGGCAAGCTGATCGCCATGGGCGAAGGCACCTTCCGCTACCGCACGGGCAGCGAATCGCCGGAAGGGGTGGCGCTGTGA
- a CDS encoding nitronate monooxygenase family protein, which translates to MIGGRDARAPDTGGTGSAGVPPALFTTRVTELFGIRLPVLAGGLQWLATPDYVAAAAHAGICGFITAASYEDIADLKSAIRRCRELSEGKPFGVNVSMLPKLVQGERTQAVFDLIVEENVPFVETSGRNPAPYLPALKAAGIKVVHKVPAVKYALKAQAEGVDAVAVVGAECGGHPGMEMVGTFVQANVAAAKLSIPLLVGGGIGTGAHLVAALALGADGVVVGTRFLVAEEIWAHADYKQRLIAADETETTLILSSLRNTARVLRNEATATVQSLEKEGAGIEALMPHISGKVGREAYRTGDWTKAALSVGQSVAFADRIEPLAAIIRRFEDEARAALARLKGLSPS; encoded by the coding sequence GTGATCGGCGGGCGGGACGCCCGCGCTCCGGACACCGGCGGAACAGGGAGCGCGGGCGTCCCGCCCGCCCTCTTCACCACCCGCGTCACCGAATTGTTCGGCATTCGCCTGCCGGTGCTGGCCGGCGGGCTGCAATGGCTGGCCACCCCCGATTATGTCGCCGCCGCGGCCCATGCCGGCATCTGCGGCTTCATCACCGCCGCCAGCTACGAGGACATCGCCGACCTCAAATCCGCCATCCGCCGGTGCCGCGAGCTCTCGGAGGGCAAGCCCTTCGGCGTCAACGTCTCCATGCTGCCCAAGCTGGTCCAGGGCGAACGCACCCAAGCCGTCTTCGACCTGATCGTCGAGGAGAACGTGCCCTTCGTCGAGACCTCGGGCCGCAATCCGGCTCCCTACCTTCCTGCGCTGAAGGCGGCCGGGATCAAGGTGGTCCACAAGGTCCCGGCGGTGAAATACGCGCTCAAGGCCCAGGCCGAAGGCGTCGACGCCGTCGCCGTGGTGGGCGCCGAATGCGGCGGCCATCCCGGCATGGAGATGGTGGGCACCTTTGTCCAGGCCAACGTGGCGGCGGCCAAGCTGTCCATCCCCCTGCTGGTGGGCGGCGGCATCGGCACCGGCGCCCATCTGGTGGCCGCCCTGGCCCTGGGCGCCGACGGCGTGGTGGTCGGCACCCGCTTCCTGGTGGCCGAGGAAATCTGGGCCCACGCCGATTACAAGCAGCGCCTGATCGCGGCCGACGAGACCGAGACCACCCTGATCCTGTCGTCCTTGCGCAACACGGCGCGCGTGCTGCGCAACGAGGCCACCGCCACGGTGCAAAGCCTGGAGAAGGAGGGTGCCGGCATCGAGGCGCTGATGCCTCACATCTCCGGCAAGGTGGGGCGCGAGGCCTACCGCACCGGCGACTGGACCAAGGCGGCGCTGTCGGTGGGCCAGTCGGTGGCCTTCGCCGACCGCATCGAGCCCCTGGCCGCCATCATCCGCCGCTTCGAGGACGAGGCGCGGGCGGCACTGGCCCGGTTGAAGGGATTGTCGCCATCATGA
- a CDS encoding CaiB/BaiF CoA-transferase family protein yields the protein MRALDDILVLDLSRVLAGPFCTQMLADLGARVIKVEKPGSGDDTRGWGPPFLTDPETGEKGDAAYYLAANRGKHSVTIDMATPEGQDLVRRLAARADVLVENYKLGGLKKYGLDYESLKEINPRLVYCSITGFGQDGPYAPRAGYDFMIQAMGGLMSVTGEKDALPGGGPQKAGIAIADLSTGLHAVIAVLAALNQRHRTGRGQHIDLGLLDVQVAMMTNQAMTYLVSGDAPARAGNGHAAIVPYQAFPTADGHLIIAVGNDGQFAKLADELGHPEWAADERFTLNRARVEHRDILIPLIEAETRRYGSAQLLDALERRQIPSGPINTMDKVFADPQAQARDLRREVPHATAGTIPTVASPLRLSDSPVAYDRGPPLLGEHTDSVLIELLGLDAAALDALRAKGVV from the coding sequence ATGCGGGCCCTTGACGACATCCTGGTCCTCGACCTTTCGCGCGTGCTGGCCGGTCCCTTCTGCACCCAGATGCTGGCCGACCTGGGCGCCCGGGTGATCAAGGTGGAAAAGCCCGGTTCCGGCGACGACACCAGGGGCTGGGGCCCGCCCTTCCTGACCGATCCCGAGACGGGGGAGAAGGGCGACGCCGCCTATTACCTGGCGGCCAACCGGGGCAAGCATTCGGTGACCATCGACATGGCGACGCCCGAGGGCCAGGATCTGGTCCGCCGGCTGGCCGCCCGGGCCGACGTGCTGGTGGAGAACTACAAGCTGGGCGGCCTGAAGAAATACGGCCTGGACTACGAGTCCCTGAAAGAGATCAATCCCCGGCTGGTCTATTGCTCCATCACCGGCTTCGGCCAGGACGGCCCCTATGCGCCCAGGGCCGGCTACGACTTCATGATCCAGGCCATGGGCGGGCTGATGAGCGTGACCGGCGAGAAGGATGCGCTGCCCGGCGGCGGGCCGCAGAAGGCCGGCATCGCCATCGCCGACCTGTCCACCGGCCTGCACGCGGTGATCGCCGTGCTGGCGGCGCTCAACCAGCGCCACCGCACCGGGCGCGGCCAGCATATCGATCTGGGCCTGCTGGACGTACAGGTCGCCATGATGACCAACCAGGCCATGACCTATCTGGTCAGCGGCGACGCCCCGGCACGGGCCGGCAACGGCCACGCGGCCATCGTGCCCTATCAGGCCTTCCCCACCGCCGACGGCCACCTGATCATCGCGGTGGGCAATGACGGCCAGTTCGCCAAGCTGGCCGACGAGCTGGGCCATCCCGAATGGGCGGCGGACGAGCGCTTCACGCTCAACCGCGCCAGGGTCGAGCACCGCGATATCCTGATCCCGCTGATCGAAGCCGAGACCCGGCGCTATGGCTCGGCCCAGTTGCTGGACGCCCTGGAACGCCGCCAGATTCCCTCGGGCCCCATCAACACCATGGACAAGGTGTTCGCCGACCCCCAGGCCCAGGCGCGGGACCTGCGCCGCGAGGTTCCCCACGCCACGGCCGGGACCATTCCCACCGTGGCCAGCCCGCTGCGCCTGTCGGATTCGCCGGTGGCCTATGACCGGGGGCCGCCGCTCCTGGGCGAGCATACCGATTCGGTGCTGATCGAGCTGCTGGGGCTGGACGCGGCGGCGCTGGACGCCTTGCGCGCCAAGGGCGTGGTGTAG